A single genomic interval of Tursiops truncatus isolate mTurTru1 chromosome 1, mTurTru1.mat.Y, whole genome shotgun sequence harbors:
- the STYXL2 gene encoding serine/threonine/tyrosine-interacting-like protein 2, whose protein sequence is MATSGDPEEEQVVPSEEDEANMRAVQARYLRSPSPSQYSMVSDAETESIFMEPIHLSSAVAAKQIINEELKPRGVKAETKGPGMLESAEQLLVEDLYNRVREKMDDTSLYNTPCILDLQRALAQDRQEAPWNEVDEVWPNVFIAEKSVAVNKGRLKRLGITHILNAAHGTGVYTGPEFYTGLEIQYLGVEVDDFPEVNISQHFRKAAEFLDEALLTYRGKVLVSSEMGISRSAVLVVAYLMIFHNMTILEALMTVRKKRAIYPNDGFLKQLRELNEKLMEEREEDFGREGGEEEAEEGEDARSTVGARVHALTVEEEDDATSHLSSSSLGEASRASKPLTLIDEEEEEKLYEAWKKGQGLPTGKVPQGGDDRRSASSGQSEQEPENEDVERIVREWQSRNERYQAEGHRKWSREEEEEEEGDDGSFVSRRRRHVTSESSTSDSVSSHDIRVLKQQLEMSLNRGGRRRSDSVSTESTWDTWNQRLLEIEKEASRRYHSRSKREEGDASPEVGSGAREDDEESVSSEASSFYNFCHRNKDKLTALERWKIKRIQFGFHKKDSEAGDGSSEQRAEEAEREKKNLSDVNLSAYQAWKLKHQKVGSENKEEVLELSKGEDSALAKKRQRRLELLERSRQTLEESQSMGSWEADSSAASGSIPLSAFWSAAPSVSAGGDTGSVLSAQSHSSHPCQALSNAGGCSASASTTPLPNLPVGPGDTISIASIQNWIVNVVSETLTQKQNEGLLLSRSPSVASMKVAPAASCLGDDQVSMLSGQSNSSLGGCLPPQSQARPSSDTQSMLSTHITRSSRAEGTGSKVRGTSKPICSLFADSVDLKELGRKEKEMQTELREKMSEYKMEKLASDNKRSSLFKKKKVKEDEDDDVGDRDEDTDSAIGSFRYSSRSDSQKPETDTSSSLAVSDSYGSGSRAGKEMESSINKWLSGLRTEEKSPPQSDWSGTSRGKCTRSSLLRETESKSSSYKFSKSRSEEQDTSSYHEANGNSVRSTSRFSASSTREGREMHTFSRSMFSETSSSREESPEPYFFRRTPEPSEGDESPEPRRPNWARPRDWEDVEESSKSDFSEFGAKRKFTQSFMRSEEEGEKERTEKREEGRFASGRRSQYRRSTDREEEEEMDDEAIIAAWRRRQEETRTKLQRRRED, encoded by the exons GTACTCAATGGTCTCAGATgcagaaacagaaagcattttCATGGAGCCCATTCACCTCTCCTCAGCTGTTGCAGCTAAACAGATCATCAATGAAG AACTCAAGCCGCGGGGGGTCAAAGCTGAGACAAAGGGTCCAGGCATGCTGGAGTCTGCTGAGCAGCTGCTTGTGGAGGACCTGTACAACCGTGTCAGGGAAAAGATGGATGACACCAGCCTGTACAACACTCCCTGCATCCTGGACCTACAGCGGGCCTTGGCCCAAGACCGCCAAGAGGCTCCCTGGAATGAGGTGGATGAGGTCTGGCCCAACGTCTTTATAGCCGAGAA GAGCGTGGCTGTGAACAAGGGGAGGCTGAAGAGGCTGGGAATCACCCACATCCTGAATGCTGCTCATGGCACCGGCGTCTACACTGGGCCTGAATTCTACACTGGCCTGGAGATCCAGTACCTGGGTGTGGAGGTCGATGACTTCCCTGAGGTGAACATCTCGCAGCATTTCCGGAAGGCAGCCGAGTTCCTGGATGAAGCCCTGCTGACCTATAGAG GGAAAGTCCTGGTCAGCAGTGAAATGGGCATCAGCCGCTCAGCAGTGCTGGTGGTCGCCTACCTGATGATCTTCCACAATATGACCATCCTGGAGGCCTTGATGACTGTGCGCAAGAAGCGGGCCATCTACCCCAACGACGGCTTCCTGAAGCAGCTCCGGGAGCTCAACGAGAAGCtgatggaggagagagaagaggacttcggcagggagggtggagaagaggaggcggaggagggcGAGGACGCACGGAGCACGGTTGGGGCCAGAGTGCACGCCCTCACCGTGGAAGAGGAGGATGACGCCACCAGTCACCTGAGTAGCTCCTCCTTGGGGGAGGCCAGCCGAGCCTCCAAGCCCCTCACCCTCATCgatgaagaagaggaggagaaactCTACGAGGCGTGGAAGAAGGGGCAGGGTCTCCCCACAGGCAAGGTCCCCCAGGGCGGGGACGACAGGCGCTCAGCCTCCTCCGGCCAGAGTGAGCAGGAGCCCGAgaatgaggatgtggagagaatcGTCAGGGAGTGGCAGAGCCGAAATGAGAGGTACCAGGCAGAGGGGCACCGGAAGTGGAgtagggaggaggaagaggaggaggagggtgacGACGGCTCCTTTGTGAGCAGAAGACGGAGGCACGTGACGAGTGAGAGCAGCACCTCCGACAGTGTGAGCAGCCACGACATCCGGGTCCTGAAGCAGCAGCTGGAGATGAGCCTGAACCGAGGCGGGAGACGCCGCTCTGACTCGGTGTCCACGGAGAGCACCTGGGACACGTGGAACCAGAGGCTACTGGAGATTGAGAAGGAGGCTTCGCGGAGGTACCACTCCAGGagcaagagagaggaaggagacgCCAGCCCGGAGGTGGGGAGCGGGGCGCGGGAGGATGACGAGGAGAGTGTGTCCTCTGAGGCCAGCTCCTTCTATAACTTCTGCCACAGGAACAAGGACAAGCTCACTGCCCTGGAAAGGTGGAAGATCAAGAGAATCCAATTTGGATTTCACAAGAAAGACTCGGAGGCAGGAGACGGCAGCAGTGAGCAACGTGCAGAGGAGGCCGAGAGGGAGAAGAAGAACCTCTCTGACGTCAACCTATCCGCCTACCAGGCCTGGAAGCTGAAGCACCAGAAGGTGGGCAGTGAGAACAAGGAGGAGGTGCTGGAGCTCAGCAAGGGAGAAGACTCGGCCTTGGCCAAGAAGAGGCAACGGAGGCTGGAGCTGCTGGAGAGGAGCAGGCAGACACTGGAGGAGAGCCAGTCCATGGGAAGCTGGGAGGCAGATAGCTCGGCTGCCAGCGGAAGCATCCCCCTGTCTGCATTCTGGTCCGCAGCCCCCTCAGTCAGTGCTGGTGGGGACACAGGGTCGGTGCTCAGTGCCCAAAGCCACAGCTCCCATCCCTGTCAGGCCCTAAGCAATGCAGGGGGATGCTCGGCCTCCGCCTCCACCACACCTCTACCTAACCTGCCAGTGGGGCCCGGAGACACCATTTCCATTGCCAGCATTCAGAACTGGATTGTCAACGTAGTCAGCGAAACTCTCACCCAGAAGCAAAATGAAGGGCTGCTGTTGTCCCGCTCACCATCTGTTGCAAGCATGAAGGTGGCACCAGCAGCCAGCTGCCTGGGGGATGACCAAGTCTCCATGCTTAGTGGCCAGAGCAACTCCTCCCTGGGCGGCTGCCTGCCCCCTCAAAGCCAGGCAAGACCCAGCTCCGACACGCAGTCCATGCTGTCCACCCACATCACACGGAGCTCAAGAGCTGAAGGTACTGGGAGCAAAGTGAGGGGGACCAGCAAGCCCATCTGTAGCCTCTTTGCTGACAGTGTTGACCTAAAGGAGCTTGGCCGGAAGGAGAAGGAGATGCAAACAGAGCTGAGGGAGAAGATGTCTGAGTACAAAATGGAGAAGCTGGCCTCTGACAACAAACGCAGCTCTCTTTTCAAGAAGAAGAAGGTCAAGGAAGATGAGGATGATGACGTGGGTGATAGGGATGAGGACACTGACAGTGCCATAGGGAGCTTCCGGTATTCTTCCCGCAGTGATTCCCAGAAACCCGAAACAGACACCTCCTCCTCCCTGGCTGTCTCTGATAGTTATGGAAGTGGCAGCAGAGCTGGAAAAGAGATGGAGAGCAGTATTAATAAGTGGCTCAGTGGCCTCAGGACAGAGGAAAAGTCTCCTCCCCAAAGTGATTGGTCTGGAACCTCCAGGGGGAAGTGCACCAGATCTTCCCTGCTCCGGGAGACGGAGTCTAAGTCCTCCAGTTACAAGTTCTCCAAATCCCGGTCAGAGGAGCAAGACACCTCCTCCTACCATGAGGCCAATGGCAACTCCGTAAGAAGCACTTCACGGTTCTCTGCTTCCTCCACCAGGGAGGGCAGAGAGATGCACACGTTCTCCAGGTCCATGTTCAGTGAGACCTCAAGCTCCCGAGAGGAAAGCCCAGAGCCCTACTTTTTCCGCCGGACCCCTGAGCCCTCTGAAGGGGATGAGTCCCCAGAACCACGGCGTCCGAATTGGGCCAGACCCAGGGACTGGGAAGATGTGGAAGAGTCATCCAAGTCAGATTTTTCTGAATTTGGAGCCAAGAGGAAATTCACCCAGAGCTTCATGAGGtctgaagaggagggagagaaggagaggacggaaaagagagaggaagggaggttTGCTTCAGGGCGGCGGTCCCAGTATCGGAGAAGCACTgacagggaggaggaggaagaaatggaCGATGAAGCCATCATTGCTGCCTGGAGACGCCGGCAAGAAGAAACCAGGACTAAGctgcagagaaggagggaggattAA